One window of the Camelina sativa cultivar DH55 chromosome 1, Cs, whole genome shotgun sequence genome contains the following:
- the LOC104749792 gene encoding 60S acidic ribosomal protein P0-3-like, whose protein sequence is MVKATKAEKKIAYDTKLCQLIDEYTQILVVAADNVGSTQLQNIRKGLRGDSVVLMGKNTMMKRSVRIHSENTGNTSILNLLPLLQGNVGLIFTKGDLKEVSEEVAKYKVGAPARVGLVAPIDVVVQPGNTGLDPSQTSFFQVLNIPTKINKGTVEIITPVELIKQGDKVGSSEAALLAKLGIRPFSYGLVVQSVYDNGSVFSPEVLDLTEDQLVEKFASGISMVTSLALAVSYPTLAAAPHMFINAYKNALAIAVATEYTFPQAEKVKEFLKDPSKFAVAVAAVSADAGGGAAPAAAKVEEKKEESDEEDYDGGFGLFDEE, encoded by the exons ATGGTGAAAGCAACCAAGGCGGAGAAGAAGATCGCGTACGACACCAAGTTGTGTCAGCTTATCGATGAGTACACCCAGATCTTGGTCGTTGCGGCCGACAACGTCGGATCAACTCAGCTCCAGAACATCAGAAAGGGTCTTCGTGGTGACTCTGTGGTGCTTATGGGAAAGAACACTATGATGAAGCGTTCCGTCAGGATTCACTCTGAGAACACCGGAAACACTTCAATCCTTAATCTGCTTCCTCTCCTTCAG GGAAACGTTGGTTTGATCTTTACCAAAGGTGACCTCAAGGAAGTGAGCGAGGAGGTTGCTAAGTACAAG GTTGGTGCCCCTGCTCGTGTGGGTTTGGTTGCCCCAATTGATGTGGTTGTCCAACCTGGCAACACTGGTCTCGACCCGTCCCAGACATCTTTCTTCCAG gtGCTTAACATCCCAACCAAGATTAACAAGGGTACCGTTGAAATTATCACCCCTGTGGAGCTTATCAAGCAAGGTGACAAGGTCGGTTCTTCTGAGGCTGCCCTTCTAGCCAAGCTAGGCATCAGGCCGTTCTCATATGGTCTTGTTGTCCAGTCGGTTTATGACAATGGTTCAGTCTTCAGCCCAGAGGTTCTTGACCTTACAGAAGATCAACTTGTTGAGAAGTTTGCTTCTGGTATCTCCATGGTCACTTCCTTGGCTCTAGCTGTGTCTTACCCTACCCTTGCTGCAGCACCGCATATGTTCATCAATGCCTACAAGAATGCCTTGGCCATTGCTGTTGCCACTGAGTACACCTTCCCACAAGCTGAGAAGGTGAAGGAGTTCTTGAAG GATCCTAGCAAGTTTGCTGTTGCTGTAGCAGCTGTGTCTGCGGATGCAGGTGGTGGTGCAGCTCCTGCTGCTGCTAAggtagaggagaagaaagaggaatcAGACGAAGAAGACTACGAtggtggttttggtttgttcgATGAAGAGTAG
- the LOC104703932 gene encoding uncharacterized protein LOC104703932, with protein MANSAAKPKFSLRLIIDEEKNRVVLAEAGKDFVDVLCSLLTLPMGTIVRLLEKHQNPQPSIVGCFHNLYKSVSDMDVDNFETQTGKKFLLYPRSAKSSHCRNLKLNIDDTEVTKFFVCPNFVSTQPCSEVYINISSTRCRCCGRSMSHELHCEGEQTYSCLGDKSNGVFLSCRTSFIITDDLKVALNSMGLVLNVLNDLGYDGFDKLQEMVIDVGFEEVLTLLGCMFTSESPLTDTFLRKNCMSKKRKMFTPLVQESKVAEDADELISLKVYIRKTDRVILYAECREEFVDFLFTFLAIPLEFAWELSVDSMNMGCVGNLCRSVKDLSFEKQNEPTDSKCVLSYFYNFRVGAQLLDVVIQETPEMNAWLTVMAGTSDSASFGLLKGATNFIVSDDLVVTPMNSSSTISLLSKLQMNIGDIEEQVISVGKAEATSLLRASLITTSALTNGLSSYLSKMDPPKEETQSTSKILKSDKPKEAPKEETQATSKIQKSDKPNEAPKEETQATSKIQKSDKINEAWQLL; from the exons ATGGCTAATAGCGCTGCAAAACCGAAGTTTAGCTTGAGACTTATCATCGATGAGGAGAAAAACAGAGTTGTTTTGGCTGAAGCTGGGAAGGATTTTGTTGATGTACTCTGTAGTCTTTTGACTCTCCCCATGGGTACCATTGTAAGGCTGCTGGAGAAACATCAGAATCCACAGCCTTCAATCGTTGGTTGTTTCCACAACCTTTACAAAAGTGTTTCAGACATGGACGTTGACAATTTCGAGACTCAAACTGGTAAGAAATTCCTGCTGTATCCACGGAGTGCTAAGTCGAGTCACTGCAGAAATCTAAAGCTGAACATAGATGATACTGAGGTGACCAAGTTCTTTGTCTGCCCGAATTTTGTATCTACTCAACCATGCAGTGAGGTTTACATCAACATTAGTTCCACAAGGTGTCGTTGTTGTGGACGCTCGATGAGCCATGAGCTTCATTGTGAAGGAGAACAAACTTATAGCTGTTTAGGAGATAAATCAAATGGAGTATTTCTCAGCTGCCGAACGTCATTTATCATCACAGATGATCTGAAAGTGGCACTGAACTCTATGGGTCTTGTTCTTAACGTACTCAATGACCTTGGCTATGATGGTTTTGATAAGCTGCAAGAAATGGTTATTGATGTTGGTTTTGAAGAG GTGCTGACTTTGTTAGGTTGTATGTTTACTTCGGAGTCTCCCTTAACAGACACATTCCTGAGGAAAAACTGTATGTCCAAGAAACGTAAAATGTTCACACCATTGGTGCAAGAAAGTAAAGTTGCAGAAGATGCAGATGAGCTCATATCTTTGAAAGTTTACATTAGAAAGACAGACAGGGTGATTCTTTATGCTGAGTGCAGAGAAGAGTTCGTtgattttcttttcacttttcttgCCATCCCGCTTGAGTTTGCTTGGGAGCTTTCTGTTGACAGTATGAATATGGGCTGCGTTGGTAATCTCTGCAGAAGCGTGAAAGATTTGAGCTTTGAAAAGCAGAATGAACCCACTGATTCCAAATGCGtgctttcttatttttataatttcaggGTCGGGGCACAACTTTTAGATGTTGTTATCCAGGAAACACCAGAAATGAATGCTTGGTTAACAGTTATGGCG GGCACTTCGGATTCTGCTAGTTTTGGACTTTTGAAGGGAGCAACAAATTTCATAGTGTCGGATGATCTAGTTGTCACTCCTATGAACTCTTCATCAACAATCTCCTTGTTAAGCAAGCTGCAAATGAACATTGGTGACATTGAGGAGCAAGTAATTAGCGTTGGCAAAGCTGAG GCCACTAGCTTACTTAGAGCTTCCTTGATCACAACCTCAGCGTTAACCAACGGTCTCTCAAGCTACCTCTCGAAGATGGACCCTCCTAAAGAAGAGACACAATCAACGTCCAAGATTCTGAAGTCTGACAAACCCAAAGAAGCTCCTAAAGAAGAAACTCAAGCAACGTCCAAGATTCAAAAGTCTGACAAACCTAATGAAGCTCCTAAAGAAGAAACTCAAGCAACGTCCAAGATTCAAAAGTCTGACAAAATCAATGAAGCTTGGCAGCTTCTGTAG
- the LOC104749614 gene encoding phytochromobilin:ferredoxin oxidoreductase, chloroplastic-like, with amino-acid sequence MALSIKFGFSTGSCFKAANPPVLISASPKKINFSKRFLFRVSAVSYKDFAESALEETRKRIVLEPSPLQERYSSITGLDGKTELQLLAFRSPKIRLLRSMAIENETMQVFDFAGFMEPEYDAPIFCANFFTSANTNIVVLDLNPLHQLTDQTDYQEKYYNKIMSIYHKYAETFPWGGKLTGESIKFFSPLVMWTRFSSSQEKHEALFSAFLEYYQAWLEMTIQVGDEMEPSQVRANCEAQHKYLTWRAQKDPGHGLLKRLVGEAKAKELLRDFLFNGVDELGTKTFIDYFPEYETEDGTVSDKRSIVGKSYETRPWDSTGNFIG; translated from the exons ATGGCTTTATcaataaagtttggattttcAACTGGGTCGTGCTTCAAAGCAGCAAACCCACCTGTTCTCATCTCGGCAAGCCCTAAGAAGATCAATTTCAGTAAAAGATTCTTATTTAGAGTCTCTGCTGTCTCGTATAAGGATTTCGCAGAGTCTGCTCTGGAAGAAACCAGGAAAAGGATCGTTCTTGAACCTTCACCTCTCCAG GAAAGGTATAGTAGCATTACAGGACTGGATGGGAAAACTGAACTTCAATTGCTTGCTTTCAGATCCCCAAAGATTAGACTTTTACGGAGCATGGCCATCGAGAATGAGACAATGCAG GTCTTTGACTTTGCCGGTTTCATGGAGCCTGAGTATGATGCGCCCATATTCTGTGCTAACTTCTTCACATCTGCTAACACGAACATAGTGGTGTT GGATCTCAATCCTTTGCATCAGTTAACTGACCAGACGGATTACCAGGAGAAGTATTATAACAAGATAATGTCCATATATCATAAATATGCTGAG ACTTTCCCATGGGGAGGGAAATTGACTGGTGAATCCATAAagtttttttctcctttggtGATGTGGACCAGGTTTTCTTCTAGCCAAGAAAAACATGAGGCTTTGTTCTCTGCGTTCCTCGAGTACTATCAG GCATGGCTTGAGATGACAATCCAAGTGGGGGATGAGATGGAACCATCTCAGGTGAGAGCCAATTGTGAAGCACAACACAAATACCTGACATGGCGAGCACAGAAG GATCCTGGACATGGTCTTCTTAAAAGATTAGTTGGTGAAGCAAAGGCAAAG GAGCTGCTAAGGGATTTTCTGTTCAATGGGGTCGATGAGTTAGGCACAAAAACATTCATTGATTACTTTCCAGAGTACGAAACAGAAGATGGAACTGTAAGTGACAAACGAAGCATCGTCGGGAAGTCATATGAAACTCGTCCTTGGGATTCAACAGGAAACTTTATCGGCTAA
- the LOC104749702 gene encoding mediator of RNA polymerase II transcription subunit 27, translating into MQTLHQSQLLQNTAEPANNQSESDAPPKQVAQAMERLNQAARVIADIRLGADRILEAMFVASQPRHTDMPLQLFLREDASMRQHLQDLRLIGKKLEESGVLTESLRSRSNSWGLHMPLVCPDGAVVAYAWKRQLAGQAGASAVDRTRLALKAFTDQKRRFFPHIDDGLKMEPRSKKLCASHLLSENGREDPVDYKTLPDIQSRLEKLVPDVKVSTYGRLNWLKRANYLPGSTSDDPTEASKPIFQSSSKLRSGIQNEIVDKIAVIELSFPSVFRAVVSLNPAGSVDPDAVAFFSPDEGGSYLHARGFSVYHVYKHITEHAATALQYFLGFGTGTALYSLLLWICSFESLFSKPCSKCGRLLAMDNKSALILPPLHRTYQELPLAVKTGEVNLDICEAYHSSCSPDDS; encoded by the exons ATGCAGACGCTACACCAGTCCCAACTTCTCCAGAACACGGCCGAGCCGGCGAACAATCAGTCGGAATCTGACGCGCCGCCTAAACAGGTGGCTCAAGCCATGGAACGACTTAATCAAGCGGCTAGGGTTATCGCCGATATCCGCCTCGGCGCTGACCGTATCCTTGAAGCAATGTTCGTTGCTTCCCAACCTCGTCACACCGATATGCCTCTTCAGCTCTTCCTCAGAGAAGACGCCTCCATGCGTCAACATCTTCAGGATCTCCGCTTAATCG GGAAGAAGTTGGAAGAATCTGGAGTGTTAACTGAGTCTCTTAGGTCAAGAAGTAACTCATGGGGTCTTCACATGCCATTGGTTTGTCCAGATGGTGCAGTTGTTGCTTATGCTTGGAAGAGGCAGCTCGCTGGTCAAGCTGGTGCCTCTGCTGTTGATAGAACCAG ATTAGCTCTCAAGGCCTTCACGGATCAGAAAAGACGATTCTTTCCTCACATTGATGATGGATTAAAGATGGAACCAAGATCGAAAAAACTTTGTGCCTCCCATTTGCTATCAGAAAATGGAAGAGAGGATCCGGTTGATTACAAAACATTGCCAGATATACAATCTCGTTTAGAGAAGCTGGTCCCGGATGTGAAGGTGTCTACTTATGGACGCTTGAACTGGCTGAAGAGAGCTAATTATTTACCTGGGTCAACTAGTGATGATCCAACAGAAGCTTCGAAGCCTATTTTCCAGAGTTCCAGTAAGCTGAGATCAGGGATACAGAACGAAATTGTTGATAAGATTGCTGTGATTGAATTATCATTTCCATCTGTATTCAGAGCTGTAGTCTCATTGAATCCAGCTGGTTCCGTTGATCCAGATGCAGTTGCATTCTTCTCTCCAGATGAA GGAGGTAGCTACTTACATGCGAGAGGATTCTCGGTTTATCATGTGTACAAACACATCACG GAACATGCTGCTACAGCCTTGCAATATTTTCTCGGCTTTGGTACTGGAACAGCTCTCTATTCTCTTCTG CTATGGATATGCAGTTTTGAATCCCTTTTTAGCAAACCATGCAG TAAATGTGGAAGACTATTAGCAATGGATAATAAGTCTGCTTTGATCTTACCCCCTCTACACCGCACTTACCAGGAATTACCACTTGCGGTTAAAACTGGGGAAGTCAATCTGGATATTTGTGAAGCTTACCACTCCAGTTGTTCTCCAGATGATTCCTAG
- the LOC104749882 gene encoding truncated lectin 2-like isoform X1: MALFKAISFLFVLCFEIHGTAGVDFTFSFGGFVKSQNKSVAMFGDSKLVNDSSSIQLTDSVSGSVGRVFYRKPINLFRGKEINLVIFSTYFSFSMPNDIGDVLAFVMTPSTLDLSLFGTRDNSSTALGFLLEYAKNETVVAFEFDISKRGNRARILIGRPESSNIRNLSFDGDLMMNNGGTLSCMIDYVASYKKMMVNFRRSGSIKEYDPFFSFSVDLAKLWEGGEVMVGLSSANGKSSKAHFLHSWRIETWQRQPMWLHPVPLEQNEGLKADVSTEEEEGRERSECTWRMVGALVLGVVCGALGAMLALYLWTICGVRRSMAVVPEECAIEQGKK; the protein is encoded by the coding sequence ATGGCGCTGTTCAAAGCCATCTCTTTTCTGTTCGTTTTATGTTTTGAGATACATGGAACCGCAGGTGTGGATTTCACGTTTTCGTTTGGTGGATTCGTGAAATCTCAAAACAAGAGTGTTGCTATGTTTGGAGATTCGAAGCTGGTCAATGACAGTTCTTCGATTCAGCTGACTGACTCAGTGAGTGGAAGCGTAGGACGAGTCTTTTACAGGAAACCCATCAATCTTTTCCGAGGTAAAGAGATTAACTTGGTTATTTTCTCGACTTACTTCTCGTTTTCTATGCCCAATGACATTGGTGATGTCTTGGCTTTTGTAATGACTCCAAGTACTTTGGATCTTAGTCTGTTTGGTACGAGAGATAACAGTTCCACTGCTTTAGGGTTTCTATTAGAATATGCAAAGAACGAGACAGTTGTTGCTTTTGAGTTTGATATCTCCAAGAGAGGAAACCGTGCAAGAATCTTAATTGGTAGGCCTGAATCTTCTAATATTAGAAACCTTTCGTTTGATGGTGActtgatgatgaacaatggagGGACTTTGAGCTGCATGATTGATTACGTGGCAAGTTATAAGAAAATGATGGTTAATTTCAGAAGATCTGGTTCGATAAAGGAGTACGATccgttcttctctttctcagtaGACTTGGCGAAGCTTTGGGAAGGTGGTGAAGTCATGGTGGGTTTAAGCTCTGCCAATGGGAAGTCTTCCAAGGCACATTTTCTCCATTCTTGGAGAATTGAAACATGGCAGCGTCAGCCGATGTGGCTGCATCCAGTGCCACTTGAACAGAATGAAGGTTTGAAGGCCGATGTTTCCACGGAGGAGGAAGAGGGTCGAGAGAGAAGTGAGTGCACATGGAGAATGGTTGGTGCTTTGGTCTTGGGTGTAGTATGTGGAGCCTTAGGGGCAATGTTGGCTTTGTATCTCTGGACAATATGCGGTGTTAGGAGGTCAATGGCGGTGGTTCCAGAGGAATGTGCTATTGAACAAGGCAAGAAGTAG
- the LOC104703923 gene encoding DEAD-box ATP-dependent RNA helicase 10-like, translated as MKEENEVVKTFAELGVREELVKACERLGWKKPSKIQAEALPYALDGKDVIGLAQTGSGKTGAFAIPILQALLEYVYDSEPKKGRRPDPAFFACVLSPTRELAIQIAEQFEALGADISLRCAVLVGGIDRMQQTIALGKRPHVIVATPGRLWDHMSDTKGFSLKSLKFLVLDEADRLLNEDFEKSLNQILDEIPRERKTLLFSATMTTKVRKLQRACLRNPVKIEAASKYSTVDTLKQWYLFVPGQYKDCYLVYILSEMPESTSMIFTRTCDGTRFLALMLRSLGFRAIPISGQMTQSKRLGALNKFKARECNILVCTDVASRGLDIPSVDVVINYDIPTNSKDYIHRVGRTARAGRSGVGISLVTQYQIEWYTQIEKLIGKELPKYPAEEGEVLSLLERLQEAKRLSAMDMKESGGWKKRRGENDEESERFLGGNRGGKYKKKSFKKFKR; from the exons ATGAAGGAAGAGAACGAAGTGGTGAAGACATTTGCAGAACTTGGTGTGCGTGAGGAGCTTGTGAAAGCTTGTGAGAGATTGGGATGGAAGAAACCTTCCAAAATTCAAGCCGAAGCCCTTCCTTATGCTCTTGATG GGAAAGATGTGATTGGACTCGCGCAAACTGGTTCTGGTAAAACTGGAGCCTTTGCGATTCCTATATTGCAAGCACTTCTTGAGTATGTTTATGATTCTGAGCCTAAGAAAGGACGTAGACCTGATCCTGCCTTCTTCGCTTGTGTTTTATCTCCAACTCG AGAGCTTGCAATCCAGATTGCTGAGCAGTTtgaagctttaggagctgataTAAGTCTTAGGTGTGCTGTG CTTGTTGGAGGTATAGACAGGATGCAACAAACTATTGCTCTTGGGAAACGGCCTCATGTTATT GTTGCAACACCTGGTCGTCTCTGGGATCATATGTCTGACACAAAAGGCTTTTCTCTGAAATCTTTGAAATTTCTG GTTCTTGATGAAGCAGATAGGCTGCTGAATGAAGATTTTGAGAAATCTCTTAACCAGATTTTGGATGAGATCCCTCGTGAACGTAAAACACTTCTTTTTTCAGCGACTATGACTACAAAG GTTCGAAAACTTCAAAGGGCATGTTTGAGGAATCCTGTGAAG ATAGAAGCTGCCTCCAAATATTCCACAGTCGATACTCTTAAGCAGTGGTATCTGTTTGTTCCCGGGCAATACAAG GATTGCTATCTTGTATACATTCTAAGTGAAATGCCTGAATCAACATCAATGATTTTCACCCGAACATGCGATG GTACTCGTTTTTTGGCTTTGATGCTTCGGAGCCTTGGTTTTAGAGCCATTCCTATCAGTGGTCAAATGACTCAG TCAAAGAGACTGGGAGCTTTGAATAAGTTCAAAGCAAGGGAATGTAATATCTTGGTTTGTACCGATGTGGCTAGTAGAGGGCTCGATATCCCATCAGTTGATGTGGTTATCAACTATGACATTCCCACAAATTCAAAG GATTACATCCATAGAGTGGGAAGAACCGCTCGTGCTGGACGTTCTGGTGTCGGGATATCACTTGTAACCCAGTATCAGATCGAATGGTATACACAAATAGAAAAACTCATTG GCAAAGAGCTACCAAAATATCCTGCTGAGGAAGGCGAAGTTTTATCATTGTTGGAGAGACTTCAAGAAGCGAAAAGGTTATCTGCAATG GACATGAAAGAATCAGGAggttggaagaagagaaggggaGAAAATGATGAAGAGAGTGAGAGGTTCTTGGGAGGTAACAGAGGTGGCAAATACAAGAAGAAATCTTTTAAGAAGTTCAAACGATAA
- the LOC104749882 gene encoding uncharacterized protein LOC104749882 isoform X2: MALFKAISFLFVLCFEIHGTAGVDFTFSFGGFVKSQNKSVAMFGDSKLVNDSSSIQLTDSVSGSVGRVFYRKPINLFRGFLLEYAKNETVVAFEFDISKRGNRARILIGRPESSNIRNLSFDGDLMMNNGGTLSCMIDYVASYKKMMVNFRRSGSIKEYDPFFSFSVDLAKLWEGGEVMVGLSSANGKSSKAHFLHSWRIETWQRQPMWLHPVPLEQNEGLKADVSTEEEEGRERSECTWRMVGALVLGVVCGALGAMLALYLWTICGVRRSMAVVPEECAIEQGKK; this comes from the exons ATGGCGCTGTTCAAAGCCATCTCTTTTCTGTTCGTTTTATGTTTTGAGATACATGGAACCGCAGGTGTGGATTTCACGTTTTCGTTTGGTGGATTCGTGAAATCTCAAAACAAGAGTGTTGCTATGTTTGGAGATTCGAAGCTGGTCAATGACAGTTCTTCGATTCAGCTGACTGACTCAGTGAGTGGAAGCGTAGGACGAGTCTTTTACAGGAAACCCATCAATCTTTTCCGAG GGTTTCTATTAGAATATGCAAAGAACGAGACAGTTGTTGCTTTTGAGTTTGATATCTCCAAGAGAGGAAACCGTGCAAGAATCTTAATTGGTAGGCCTGAATCTTCTAATATTAGAAACCTTTCGTTTGATGGTGActtgatgatgaacaatggagGGACTTTGAGCTGCATGATTGATTACGTGGCAAGTTATAAGAAAATGATGGTTAATTTCAGAAGATCTGGTTCGATAAAGGAGTACGATccgttcttctctttctcagtaGACTTGGCGAAGCTTTGGGAAGGTGGTGAAGTCATGGTGGGTTTAAGCTCTGCCAATGGGAAGTCTTCCAAGGCACATTTTCTCCATTCTTGGAGAATTGAAACATGGCAGCGTCAGCCGATGTGGCTGCATCCAGTGCCACTTGAACAGAATGAAGGTTTGAAGGCCGATGTTTCCACGGAGGAGGAAGAGGGTCGAGAGAGAAGTGAGTGCACATGGAGAATGGTTGGTGCTTTGGTCTTGGGTGTAGTATGTGGAGCCTTAGGGGCAATGTTGGCTTTGTATCTCTGGACAATATGCGGTGTTAGGAGGTCAATGGCGGTGGTTCCAGAGGAATGTGCTATTGAACAAGGCAAGAAGTAG
- the LOC104749285 gene encoding mRNA-capping enzyme produces MVATMDLNASPQPEEDDEPYVRHLEDYSSRDDRIESAVEIARREREERRKRMRYDKPTHNSQPVFRDQYYQNRNTKAYDRYKIPQGWLDCPPSGHEIGLLVPSKVPLNESYNNHVPPGSRYSFKQVIHNQRIAGRKLGLVIDLTNTNRYYSTTDLKKEGIKHVKIACKGRDSVPDNVSVNTFVNEVNQFVLNLKHSKKYILVHCTHGHNRTGFMIVHYLMRSGPMNVTQALKIFSEARPPGIYKPDYIDALYSFYHEIKPESVICPSTPEWKRSTELDLNGEALPYDDDDDGGPAGPVQEESHQVDVKMSNDDVLGDEIPPDQEEGYRQFFYKMLSLNIGGRGCSQFPGSHPVSLNRENLQLLRQRYYYATWKADGTRYMMLLTMDGCYLVDRSFRFRRVQMRFPFRHPTEGISDKVHHFTLLDGEMIIDTLPDKQKQERRYLIYDMVAINGQSVVERPFYERWKMLEKEVIDPRNHEKARSHIYRYDLEPFRVRRKDFWLLSAVEKVLKGFIPSLSHEADGLIFQGWDDPYVPRTHEGLLKWKYPEMNSVDFLYEQDESGRGMLSLFERGKKKHMDGNSVVFRGDDSDSAEYSGKIVECSWDQEEKVWVSMRVRVDKSTPNDINTYRKVMRSIKDNITEEVLLQEIREIIRLPMYADRIQMDSKAARRR; encoded by the exons ATGGTTGCTACGATGGACTTAAATGCTTCACCCCAACCCGAAGAAGACGACGAACCCTATGTCAGACATCTAGAAGACTATTCTTCCAGGGATGACCGGATAGAGTCTGCAGTTGAAATCGCTAGACGG GAACGTGAAGAGAGAAGGAAACGAATGAGATATGACAAGCCAACACATAACTCTCAGCCAGTTTTCCGTGATCAATATTATCAGAATCGAAATACTAAAGCTTATGATAGATACAAGATCCCTCAAG GTTGGCTAGATTGCCCACCTTCTGGGCATGAGATAGGATTACTCGTTCCGTCAAAAGTTCCCCTGAATGAATCTTACAATAATCATGTCCCTCCTGGAAGTAGATACTCGTTTAAACAGGTGATCCATAACCAGAGGATAGCTGGGAGAAAG CTTGGTCTGGTGATTGATTTGACAAACACAAATCGTTACTATTCGACGACAGACTTAAAGAAAGAAGGCATTAAGCATGTGAAG ATTGCATGCAAGGGTCGTGATTCAGTGCCAGATAATGTGTCTGTCAACACGTTTGTCAATGAG GTTAATCAGTTTGTCCTAAATCTAAAACACTCAAAAAAGTATATTCTCGTCCACTGCACACATGGGCATAATCGGACAGGGTTTATGATAGTTCATTATCTTATGCGATCTGGGCCGATGAATGTTACACAG GCATTGAAAATCTTTTCCGAGGCCCGCCCACCTGGGATCTATAAACCAGACTACATTGATGCTCTATACTCGTTTTATCACGAAATAAAACCTGAAAGCGTCATTTGCCCATCAACTCCCGAGTGGAAGCGGTCTACTGAGCTTGATTTAAATGGTGAAGCTTTGccatatgatgatgatgatgatggcggTCCGGCTGGTCCTGTGCAA GAGGAAAGCCATCAGGTGGATGTCAAAATGTCAAATGATGACGTTCTAGGTGATGAAATACCCCCTGACCAGGAGGAAGGTTACCGGCAGTTCTTTTATAAGATGCTATCGCTGAATATTGGG GGAAGAGGATGTTCACAATTTCCAGGTTCACACCCTGTCTCCTTAAACAG GGAAAATTTGCAACTCTTGAGGCAGCGGTACTATTATGCCACATGGAAAGCTGATGGAACTCGATATATGATGCTGCTAACCATGGATGGATGTTACTTAGTGGATAGAAGCTTTAGATTCCGGAGAGTTCAGATGCGGTTCCCCTTCAGGCACCCAACTGAA GGCATATCTGATAAAGTGCACCATTTTACATTGCTTGATGGAGAAATGATAATTGATACCTTGCCAGATAAACAAAAGCAGGAGAGGAGATACTTAATATATGATATGGTAGCAATCAACGGCCAATCAGTTGTAGAG CGGCCTTTCTATGAAAGATGGAAGATGCTTGAGAAGGAGGTGATAGACCCCCGTAATCATGAGAAGGCCAGAAGTCATATCTACAGATATGATCTTGAGCCTTTTAGG GTGCGGAGAAAGGACTTTTGGTTGCTTTCTGCGGTTGAGAAGGTTTTGAAAGGTTTCATACCATCACTTTCACATGAAGCCGACGGTCTAATCTTTCAG GGCTGGGATGATCCTTATGTTCCCCGTACCCATGAAGGTCTGTTGAAGTGGAAGTATCCAGAGATGAACTCGGTTGACTTTTTATACGAGCAAGATGAGAGTGGCCGCGGAATGCTATCCTTGTTTgaaagagggaagaagaagcataTGGATGGGAATTCTGTTGTTTTTAGAGGAG ATGATTCGGACTCTGCCGAGTACTCTGGGAAGATCGTAGAGTGTTCATGGGATCAGGAAGAGAAAGTCTGGGTTAGCATGAGGGTCAGGGTCGATAAATCAACGCCGAATGATATCAACACTTATAGAAAG GTGATGAGAAGCATAAAGGACAACATCACAGAGGAAGTGTTGCTGCAGGAAATAAGGGAGATCATCCGTTTGCCTATGTATGCGGACCGTATTCAAATGGATAGCAAAGCTGCGCGGCGCAGATGA